The Metarhizium brunneum chromosome 3, complete sequence DNA window TCGTTGGTGTCAAGTATTGCTTCCGATACAACGCTCGCAACCGAGCCAGAGTGACCAACGAAGAGGGAGAACCCATCACTCTCGAGACCGTCCACCGGCCGCGCAGACGTCGCGAGAAGAAACTGATGACTATGGACGAAGTAAACGAGAAATTCCCCATGATGAAGTACAAAACCTGGGTATCAGAACGGGCCAGGGAGGGTTTGCCGACTGCCGGAGGTGTCTCTGTCCCGCCAAGCCGAGCAAATAGTATCCGTGATGCCGACGGTGTTCTCCCCGATGTCGCAATTGTTAAAAGCCACGTCTCGACCGAAGCTCATACTATTGATGAGTCTGAATTTGCTACAGCCGCCGACGTGAACAAGCGagacgacgagaagaaggccaaaCCCGAGTCAGAACAGGCTGGCGAGACGGCACAGACCTCCAGCGCACAAGAAGACGGGCCTGTTCCGCTTCGTAGAATGTCTACTGaagaagacgatgacgagcaCATTGACGCTGCCTTACCGCCTGAATGTCTGACGGCGCCTGGTGATTCATGTGCTATTTGTATTGATACTCtggaagacgatgacgacgtcaGAGGGCTTACTTGTGGCCACGCTTTCCATGCTGTTTGTGTCGATCCTTGGCTGACCAGCAGGCGAGCCTGCTGCCCTCTTTGCAAGGCTGATTATTACACGCCGAAGCCTCGCCCCAATCAGGAAGGCGATGCCAGTgccaacaatggcaatggcctaGATCCTCGAAACAACACCCGCCTCAACCTGCCAAGCGGTCTGCGGTCGGCTTGGTTCCGCAGCAGTACTGGATCATCTCGAGACACTTCTTTTATGCGTGGCGGCCGTGACGGCAGATCACGGGGCAGATCATCCCGGACACAATCGAGCCCGCAGGAGCGCGgcacaaccaccacaacgCCCGCCGAATCTAACCGTGGCGGCATATTATCATCCATCCGCTCGGCCTTGCCATTTGGTCGGCAAAGGAATCAGCAGTCTGCGACATCTCCCGCAACCACCACAAATGTAACACCGGCGCAACTAGAATCTGGCACTCGTCAAGCTGCTAGCTAGTGATGCGGACTGGGTGTCTTACTGGGTGTCATACTGGGTTTACTAACATGGAGCATTTCGTGCCCACACGATTAGGAAAAATTGGCCACCCCGATTACACATATATCACATTTGGCGCCCTTGGGACAAATTGATAATTACGGCTTTCAAAGCAATGTTGTTTGGTATTTCGTATGGTTCCACAATACTGCGTACCATACTACGCAAGCCGCGGCGACCTGTTCCTAACTGTGTATACGGTTTTCTTTTGTAGCCTCTTCCGGGAAACTGACTACTAGCTTTGTTAGCTACGCGAGGGGGAGTTTGGGAAGAATTTCATGGACGAGCCTCCAATGATGTGACGCAGTATTTTTCGTTGAGATGAACGATGGTGGAATGTCTCGACTGGTTGAGAGAGATGGCCGTATCTTGTTGCATGACGGCGCTGGGATCACATGGACTCTTTATTTAATTGTTTATTGGAGCGGCGGAGTTGGTCGGTTATATATGGCATATTTGGTGGCTGTACATGGTCAATAGCAGTAAATGTTAGAgtatacttttttttttgggtctGTAATGTATCTTGGGTGAAGTACTCATCAATCCCTCAGGATTGGCTATTCTGGCGGTTTCCGCCACTGACCCAGTCAGTGTACATTGTTCCCGGCTCATGTAACTCGTCAAATAGTATCCAGCACGTCGTGTCGTCGGTCCCGTAACCCATTTGTATAAATACAGCtgaatattataaaaaggAACCCTTTTGAAACCTGCCCCCGAAATTGGCACTCTTGTTTATCAACTCCCTCCTCGCCTTCTCGCCTATCTTGCCCCCGACAGCCATGTCCTTTTCCCGATCAAACGCCCTCTTGCTggggtcgtcgtcgtcgtcgttgtcgtgCGCCGCTCGGCCGTTCTTAGCGCCGTCATCCCTTCTTTTGCGCGAGTGCTCGTCGTACAGGCTCTTGCCGCGGTGGGCATCTATCGTCGCGGCGATTTTGCGGTCACGCTCCTCCTGGTGCTTGGTGCGCTGGGAGGCACTGCCTCCGTCGGCGCTTGCTTCCGCTGTGCGGCCTAGCAGCGCGTCTCTTTGGCgcttgagcttctcctcTGGCGTCTCTGTCCATATTGATGACGGGCCCGAGGATGTGGTTGCTGGCTTGGATGTGAATTTGCGGTTGCGCATGCGCGTCGGGTCGCGCTCCGTGTAGCCACTTGAGGAGGGGGGCGCGAGCATCCATGAGTCTCTTTGGGGGGCTGGGTCTGTTGCCGGCAGGCTGGGGCCGATGGTTGGCCGTTTGGAGGTTGCTGTTGGGAGGCTTGGGCCGTAGGAGTCTGAGTCGGAGGAGTCTGAGTCTGCGGGGAGGGAGGTCGAGTCTGGTTTTGCGGGAGGGCAGGGCTTGGTTGGGGCTgtggttgttgatggcggcgcgggGGGGCCGAAGGACAagtcggagtcggagtcggagAGGTCGATCTCGTCGGCGTTGTTGCTGGCGCGGGCTTGTTTTGCGGGTGGCAATGAGGTGTGCTTGGGCGGTGAGGAGGACCGTTTGCGCTTGGGTGGTGAGGTAGGTAGTTGGGGGCCTATGGAGGGCATTTTTATGGGCGGGAGGTTTGAGTTGGGGGAGATGTAGGTtcggtggtgatggagtTGTAAGTTGTAAGTAGAGGTTGTATGAGGTTGAGGTTGCTGAATAGAGTTGTGGGTCTGTGGATCCCCAGGACCTATTATAAGCcgcgagtactccgtatgaaGGAGAACTATAAACTTTAAGTGAGTAACATGAATGAGCTACCAGACCTGACTTTATATTTTGTCATGAACCCTGTGGTGGTTAATTAAGAGGAAGGTGTCCAAATCCCACGCCGAGAAGCATAGTCGCACCGAGCGACCAATTAACAAcgcctacggagtactccatacaatGGCgagctttcaatgttgctttcGTCGCGTAGCCCCAGCACAGTGGGCCAATCAGTCAAGTGCGGACCAGGGCTGGGGACTGGATCTTGAACGTGTGGGCGGACTAGTGCCCCTCGAGGGAGCATTCATTCACTTCATTTCTTCACCAcctattatactttattattcCTGGCCATGAAGTGTTTTAAAATATCAAAGCCGGAGAGGCCGGATGGGATGACAAGGTACGGTCTCGGTTATTGAGCCGCTGTTTCCCGAACGACCAGCCTGCTTGTTCAAGCATTCCCAAAAAATGCTGGACTCCGCAATATGCCTCTTCAAGTGAGGTTTTAAATGACATGAGCGCAGTCGAGCGTGAACACAGTATGGGATCCGTGAATAAGCAGGAAAATGGTCATGTGCGGTTGACAGCTGTGAATGTAAGTGACCAAGTGAAATATTGACTTGCATATATATGATCAATCTTATTGTGGTtggaaggccaaggcctgcCAATACATACGCCCAACAAACAAACCTGAAGGCATGGTCCAAATTCGGGCCGTACACGAATAGAGAACTCAGGGCAACTTAGTTGGAGCCGCAAGTGAGCTCACTGAGCGGCGGTGCAAAGCATCGTGATTCCGGTTTTATAACAGCTGGCATCTCTAGTTTCAATCTAAGCTGCACGAGTGTCAACATCAATGTTTCAACAGCCTCCATTCCAATTCAACGAGCCCACAGCTTCATAACCATGTGAACATATCCTCAATCAAGTACCGTCCTCCATTGTTAAATTCGGCTCACAACTAGCTACCCTCGTGATTCCTCAACTCGTGTTGGCTGTAGCTATCCATTCGGATGCCTGATCAGAGCCAAAATTCCAGCCATCTCTAGCAAGCCTCCTTATAAAGCTTTTCGACCAAGAGCATGTCCTTGTTGATACTGTCAAAAGCATCTCGACTCTGGGTATCCGTCATCACAGGGAGACATGCCGTGCTTAATGCCAAAAAGGCGGCCTTAAGCTCCTCTATCGCAGCAACGACCATTGGCTTGACAGATGGTTGAGACATGTAAACTTTGTGCTTGACTTCAATAGCGATTTTGAGATATGCATCTATGATCTTACAAAGAGCTTGAGCTGCTTGCTGTCTCTCTTTGACTGTAGCGGCGTCGGGGGGGCTGATCGTGACGGGGGGTTTAACAGTAGTAAGTGCTTTGGTAATGGCATCCGCCTCGGAGACGAGGGGTACGCAGCTCTCATAATCACCTGGCCAAGCTGTAATGCCTTGATTGAGCTTGTCGTAGTCGTGCGCAATGATATTCAGAGAAGCTGCCAATCGGTCAGCCGCGAAGACGGAAGCCGCAAGAGTGACGAGGCATAGTAGCTTGAGCTGCATATTGCGGAAATGGAGTTGGTGCGTGTTGTATGTGTTTTGGTACGAGTGTATAGTTGTGTTATAGAAAGATTGGATAAAGACTCATACGTACGGGAAGTTTGAGCTCTTTTATATTTCTGAAATTACCCCAAGTTCTGGTTGAGTACACAGAGCTGAACTTGATGACTTGATGATCTCCTTGTCATATGTGCCCATAGTGCCTCGCATAGACGTCGTCGCATGACTGTCTTACTTGCTGTTTGTTTCAGACACCGCATGCTGGGCGGGAAAACAAGCCACCACAGGACGTACGTAGTTGGCAATAGGCTCTGTTAGCCTATAAATGTGTCGGCATATTTTGTTCTAGGCCGTTCGGTACAAGAGGTGCTGGTAACGCGAGTCGTACAACACATGAAGTGACACATGATGGAGGGGACGAAATCGTGATGCTTATTTGGACTCCTCCGTTGATTGAGCTTTAACGTATTAGTTAGAACCACTAGTCGCACAGTTAGATATACGTAAAATACGATGCGTACAGCCAGCTTGAACCTCTAAGGAAGGCACTGCTCGTTGTTTTGTCTCAATGACGGACTAGCTACTGCTCCTCACTTTACGTTGGTTTAGCCGTTGTTACCCAGAGTATTTGTTCTCTGACTTGGAGTGCTTTGCCAGATGAGAAAGCCGGTCAAAGCCATGCAAGAGAGTGAGTCAAATGAACCGCTGCCATCACAGCAGTCCATTTCTTTGTTTGCCGCTTCCCAAGCCACTCTCACATGGCCTGTTCGTTGCAGAAAAGGCTGAGACGCTCAATTTTGTCTCAGAGTCTCGGCCCTCTGGCAAATAATTTGTCTTGATTCAACCATGTTATCAAGTTGAAATATTGATACCTAGCAGTATCAGACATAGACTTGCTAGTTAGTATTAGTTACGCAAACTTTATAGTAAAAAGCTGTGGACTTTCCTTGAACTAACAGTTTAGCGTATCCAAATACGTCAAGTATATTCTGTAGTCTATATTCCCTATCTTCATCTATTACTTGACAATGAGCCGCGGGATAATCACGCCACGGGGCGGTTTGGCTTATCCACATTGAGCCAAGACGACATAATTTGAGGAGTATCACATGAGGTTTTGTTTTTGCCTAGATACTACCCTTGTCTCGGGCTGGATTCTCGCCGGTCAGATAAGTGCGGCCAATTGGGCGATGTCGTCCAGCCGATACCGCAttacaatacggagtaggcagCACTCTTGCCGTCGGGACTTGGAAATGCATACTAGTAGGAAGCTCGGCATAGAACATGCGTATTATTAACGAGAGAAATCATGGGCTCGCGAATCACCGTCTAGGTTGCATTGCTCCAAgacacatgcatgtttcACTCCAGCTATGGAAGGCTCGATAAGGATATAACAACGT harbors:
- the Rnf167 gene encoding E3 ubiquitin-protein ligase RNF167, producing MAVIDQILGEAALLVARQVSDVPTATPSPTESPTSSVTPPATTSPAKNDNSGNGGSSSPLLFFVALGFGVVFTNLWIIVGVKYCFRYNARNRARVTNEEGEPITLETVHRPRRRREKKLMTMDEVNEKFPMMKYKTWVSERAREGLPTAGGVSVPPSRANSIRDADGVLPDVAIVKSHVSTEAHTIDESEFATAADVNKRDDEKKAKPESEQAGETAQTSSAQEDGPVPLRRMSTEEDDDEHIDAALPPECLTAPGDSCAICIDTLEDDDDVRGLTCGHAFHAVCVDPWLTSRRACCPLCKADYYTPKPRPNQEGDASANNGNGLDPRNNTRLNLPSGLRSAWFRSSTGSSRDTSFMRGGRDGRSRGRSSRTQSSPQERGTTTTTPAESNRGGILSSIRSALPFGRQRNQQSATSPATTTNVTPAQLESGTRQAAS